A genomic window from Vitis riparia cultivar Riparia Gloire de Montpellier isolate 1030 chromosome 16, EGFV_Vit.rip_1.0, whole genome shotgun sequence includes:
- the LOC117933413 gene encoding elongation factor 1-alpha-like — translation MDYIVPSLGCLEKSAQSQLGSIQKNLNQGVNLDLLNIEDLNLDHQIPRGHPEIVFLPKTNFHIICSLPGHLIYKLGDIDKHVIERFEKEAVEMNKRSFKYAWVLDKLKAEPGISKDDPAKEAANFTSQVVIMNHPGQIGNGYAPVLDCHTSHIVVEFAEILTKIDRRSGKELEKEPKFLKNGDAGFVKMIPTKPMVVETFSEYSPTWSFCCS, via the exons ATGGACTACATTGTGCCATCTCTTGGATGTTTAGAAAAATCCGCTCAGTCCCAACTCGGATCCATTCAGAAGAATCTGAATCAGGGTGTCAATTTGGACCTACTGAACATTGAAGACCTTAACCTGGACCACCAAATACCTCGGGGTCACCCAGAAATTGTTTTTCTTCCCAAGACCAATTTCCACATCATATGTTCCCTCCCTGGTCACTTGATCTACAAGCTTGGAGATATTGACAAGCATGTTATCGAGAGGTTTGAAAAGGAGGCAGTTGAAATGAACAAGCGATCCTTCAAGTATGCCTGGGTGTTGGACAAACTGAAGGCGGAGC CCGGTATCTCCAAGGATGACCCTGCTAAGGAGGCAGCCAACTTCACCTCCCAGGTTGTCATCATGAACCACCCGGGTCAGATCGGAAATGGCTATGCCCCTGTTCTGGACTGCCACACCTCCCACATTGTTGTTGAGTTTGCTGAGATACTGACCAAGATTGACCGGCGATCTGGCAAGGAGCTTGAGAAAGAGCCCAAGTTCTTGAAGAATGGTGATGCAGGGTTTGTTAAGATGATTCCCACCAAGCCCATGGTGGTGGAGACTTTCTCCGAGTATTCCCCCACTTGGTCGTTTTGCTGTTCGTGA
- the LOC117933605 gene encoding pentatricopeptide repeat-containing protein At3g49170, chloroplastic-like — MITLSLPSPAQPLLPPSSKTLNPSRQNIIPSSLSLKNPNFEPLKNRLIRQLDVGRLHHAFSTLDLMTQQNAPPDLTTYSILLKSCIRFRNFQLGKLVHRKLMQSGLELDSVVLNTLISLYSKCGDTETARLIFEGMGNKRDLVSWSAMVSCFANNSMELQAIWTFLDMLELGFYPNEYCFAAVIRACSNANYAWVGEIIYGFVVKTGYLEADVCVGCELIDMFVKGSGDLGSAYKVFDKMPERNLVTWTLMITRFAQLVCARDAIDLFLDMELSGYVPDRFTYSSVLSACTELGLLALGKQLHSRVTRLGLALDVCVGCSLVDMYAKCAADGSVDDSRKVFERMPEHNVMSWTAIITAYVQSGECDKEAIELFCKMISGHIRPNHFSFSSVLKACGNLSDPYTGEQVYSYAVKLGIASVNCVGNSLINMYARSGRMEDARKAFDILVEKNLVSYNAIVDGYAKNLKSEEAFLLFNEIADTGIGISAFTFASLLSGAASIGAMGKGEQIHGRLLKGGYKSNQCICNALISMYSRCGNIEAAFQVFNGMEDRNVISWTSMITGFAKHGFATRALEMFHKMLETGTKPNEITYVAVLSACSHVGMISEGQKHFNSMYKEHGIVPRMEHYACMVDLLGRSGLLVEAMEFINSMPLMADALVWRTLLGACHVHGNTELGRHAAEMILEQEPDDPAAYILLSNLHASAGQWKAVVKIRKSMKERNLIKEAGCSWIEVENRVHRFHVGETSHPQAWQIYQELDQLASKIKEMGYIPDTDFVLHDIDEEQKEQFLFQHSEKIAVAFGLISTSQSKPIRIFKNLRVCGDCHTAIKYISMATGREIVVRDSNRFHHIKNGVCSCNDYW; from the coding sequence ATGATaactctctctcttccctctCCAGCCCAACCCCTCCTCCCACCTTCttccaaaaccctaaacccttcCCGCCAAAACATTATCCCCTCCTCCCTCTCCCTCAAAAACCCCAACTTCGAGCCCCTCAAGAACCGTCTGATCCGCCAACTCGACGTGGGCCGCCTCCACCATGCATTCTCTACCCTTGATCTCATGACCCAGCAAAACGCCCCACCAGATCTCACCACCTACTCCATCCTCCTCAAGTCCTGCATCCGATTCCGCAACTTCCAACTCGGGAAACTCGTCCACCGGAAGCTAATGCAGTCTGGACTCGAGCTCGACTCGGTTGTGTTGAACACTCTGATCAGCTTGTACTCAAAATGTGGCGACACCGAAACCGCTAGGTTGATTTTTGAGGGAATGGGAAATAAGAGAGACTTGGTTTCATGGAGTGCGATGGTCTCATGTTTTGCGAATAACAGTATGGAGTTGCAAGCAATTTGGACATTTCTTGATATGCTTGAATTGGGGTTTTACCCGAATGAGTATTGCTTTGCGGCCGTGATTCGGGCTTGTTCAAACGCCAATTACGCCTGGGTTGGGGAGATAATTTATGGGTTTGTGGTGAAAACCGGGTACCTTGAGGCTGATGTCTGTGTTGGGTGCGAATTGATTGATATGTTTGTGAAGGGTAGTGGTGATTTGGGCTCAGCTTATAAGGTGTTTGACAAAATGCCTGAGAGAAATTTGGTTACTTGGACTTTAATGATAACTAGATTTGCGCAATTAGTTTGTGCAAGAGATGCAATTGATTTGTTTTTAGATATGGAATTGAGTGGTTATGTACCGGACCGTTTTACATATAGTAGTGTCCTTTCTGCTTGTACAGAATTAGGATTGTTAGCACTAGGAAAGCAATTGCATTCACGAGTAACACGTTTAGGATTGGCATTGGATGTTTGTGTTGGTTGTAGCTTGGTGGACATGTATGCAAAGTGTGCAGCAGATGGGTCAGTGGATGATTCGAGGAAGGTATTTGAGCGGATGCCTGAGCATAATGTTATGTCTTGGACTGCAATTATCACAGCGTATGTGCAAAGTGGAGAGTGTGATAAGGAAGCTATTGAACTTTTCTGCAAGATGATATCCGGTCATATACGGCCTaatcatttctcattttcaagTGTTCTCAAGGCATGTGGAAACCTTTCTGATCCATATACAGGTGAGCAGGTGTACAGCTATGCAGTGAAACTGGGCATAGCATCAGTGAATTGTGTGGGGAATTCTCTTATTAACATGTATGCTAGGAGTGGAAGAATGGAAGATGCCCGAAAAGCTTTTGATATTCTTGTTGAGAAGAATTTGGTTTCTTACAATGCAATTGTTGATGGGTATGCCAAGAACTTGAAGTCTGAAGAAGCTTTTCTACTCTTTAACGAGATCGCAGATACTGGTATTGGTATCAGTGCTTTTACATTTGCTAGCTTGTTGAGTGGGGCTGCAAGTATAGGTGCAATGGGCAAAGGTGAGCAGATTCATGGTCGGTTATTGAAGGGAGGCTACAAGTCAAACCAATGCATTTGTAATGCTTTGATCTCTATGTATTCTAGGTGTGGTAACATTGAAGCTGCTTTTCAAGTTTTTAATGGGATGGAAGATCGGAATGTGATATCTTGGACTTCAATGATCACGGGTTTTGCAAAACATGGATTTGCAACCAGAGCTTTGGAAATGTTCCATAAAATGCTTGAGACAGGGACAAAGCCGAATGAGATCACCTATGTTGCCGTATTATCAGCTTGTAGCCATGTTGGTATGATCTCTGAGGGACAGAAACACTTCAATTCAATGTACAAAGAACATGGAATTGTCCCAAGAATGGAGCATTATGCATGTATGGTTGATTTACTAGGCCGGTCTGGACTTCTTGTAGAAGCCATGGAGTTCATTAACTCAATGCCCCTCATGGCTGATGCTCTGGTTTGGCGAACACTGCTTGGAGCCTGCCATGTTCATGGTAATACAGAGCTTGGAAGACATGCTGCAGAGATGATTCTTGAGCAGGAACCAGATGACCCAGCAGCATATATCTTACTGTCAAACTTGCATGCTTCAGCAGGTCAGTGGAAAGCCGTAGTGAAGATCAGAAAAAGTATGAAAGAGCGTAATTTGATCAAAGAAGCTGGCTGTAGTTGGATTGAGGTAGAAAATAGGGTGCACAGGTTCCATGTAGGGGAGACTTCCCACCCTCAAGCCTGGCAGATTTATCAAGAACTGGACCAACTGGCTTCCAAAATAAAGGAGATGGGTTACATCCCTGACACAGACTTTGTTCTTCACGACATAGACGAAGAACAAAAGGAGCAATTCTTGTTCCAACACAGTGAGAAAATAGCAGTGGCATTTGGGCTTATAAGCACAAGCCAGTCGAAACCCATCAGGATATTTAAGAATCTTCGCGTCTGTGGCGATTGCCATACTGCAATAAAGTACATTTCAATGGCAACAGGGAGAGAAATAGTAGTAAGGGACTCTAACCGGTTTCATCATATAAAGAATGGGGTGTGCTCTTGTAACGATTACTGGTGA